The following coding sequences lie in one Candidatus Nitrospira allomarina genomic window:
- a CDS encoding TonB-dependent receptor, translated as MLIRDDKCVVWGGLVFWILGLGTFVGVSFVQAMEKDPNKKIWIVSGLVQYEDLRRVPQATVELRDQEGTLIETQVTNEGGEFILAPPESGVYSIRAIQSDLSSESTILKIEDDPFLEVKLTLAHRQELTLEVVASLPPIQRRLSGESYSVSRKDIEELPRGNNIALNDLLLTLPSAVDGGLKQVHIRQDHANFQFRIDGVPVPDTVSSVFMDVISPRTWERADIILGGPEAQFGNKTAAVIDVTTKSGTQPDSGSVQFFGGSNETLNPAFEYGGTVGSEFRYYLMNSFISTNRGINPPTLGKTAFHDQSNQNQSLFRGDWQIDNQNTVTWLFLNSIAKFQIPTRPGLAANPTIVGLIQGTDSGFEPVTSQNIDEYQKENNQYSQLVWRKDWSHDQFFSLAGFFQHSRATFTTDPFNALSYTQDTDEPFSAGDQDRWAYTGGIRFDYSHRLNPDHLIKTGFQIQRTQTVNKTRLSAFLRDGAGDPVGGVISRNADNRTIGWREEFWIQDQWTPWAQWTFNLGVRFDQIQALTNDGQVSPRIGATYAMTPNHVFHAFYGRMFTPPNLESVPFLQLNTVGTTAQPENLKNTTVKPERAHYFEVGSAHALGDSLSIELTGYYKLSKNLSDAGQFGTTPLLNYFAFKRGWQRGIDLAVKTKFLDNLYGRGNVAWGQCRGKKLQSGFMLLEQDEINDINSSSGVYCDHMQLVTSSAVLTYRPFTKTTITGQMLFGSGMRTTDEGGKTNGTHSPSYTTYNLSIEHLLPLWDKYKLLLGFDVINLLDQRVFLNDGEGSIGLGVAHANMPRSFFFRGQFFFGA; from the coding sequence ATGTTGATTAGGGATGATAAATGTGTGGTATGGGGTGGACTTGTTTTCTGGATTCTCGGATTGGGGACGTTTGTGGGTGTTAGCTTTGTTCAAGCTATGGAAAAAGACCCTAACAAAAAAATCTGGATTGTATCCGGTTTAGTGCAATATGAGGATCTTCGCCGAGTCCCTCAGGCAACAGTAGAATTGCGGGATCAAGAAGGCACGCTCATTGAGACTCAAGTGACGAATGAAGGGGGTGAGTTTATTTTGGCTCCTCCGGAGTCTGGTGTTTATTCCATTCGAGCCATTCAATCAGACTTATCGAGCGAATCAACGATTCTTAAGATTGAAGACGATCCATTTCTTGAGGTCAAGTTAACCCTGGCACATCGTCAGGAGCTTACTCTTGAGGTTGTGGCTTCTTTGCCTCCTATTCAGCGTCGGCTCTCCGGAGAATCCTATTCGGTGAGTCGCAAGGATATCGAGGAATTACCCAGAGGGAATAATATTGCTCTGAATGATCTGCTTTTAACACTTCCTAGTGCGGTAGACGGGGGACTGAAGCAAGTGCACATTCGTCAGGACCACGCTAATTTCCAATTCCGGATAGATGGGGTCCCCGTTCCGGATACCGTTTCTTCTGTCTTTATGGATGTCATTTCCCCACGTACCTGGGAGCGTGCAGATATAATTTTGGGGGGGCCGGAAGCACAATTCGGGAATAAAACCGCTGCGGTCATTGACGTAACGACGAAAAGCGGGACACAACCCGACTCTGGCTCAGTGCAATTCTTTGGTGGATCCAACGAAACACTGAATCCTGCTTTTGAATATGGGGGAACGGTTGGCTCGGAATTTCGATATTACCTCATGAATAGCTTTATCTCGACAAACAGAGGAATTAATCCGCCCACTTTAGGAAAAACCGCATTTCACGACCAAAGTAACCAAAATCAATCCTTGTTTCGTGGAGATTGGCAGATCGATAACCAGAATACCGTGACGTGGTTATTTCTTAACTCAATTGCCAAATTTCAAATTCCAACTCGACCAGGGTTAGCGGCAAATCCCACTATTGTGGGGCTAATCCAAGGGACTGATTCGGGTTTTGAACCGGTGACTTCTCAAAATATCGATGAATACCAAAAGGAAAATAATCAATATTCCCAGCTCGTCTGGCGCAAGGATTGGAGTCATGATCAGTTTTTCAGTCTGGCCGGATTTTTTCAGCATTCCCGAGCCACGTTCACGACCGACCCTTTCAATGCCTTATCCTATACACAAGATACTGACGAACCTTTTTCGGCCGGAGATCAGGACCGATGGGCCTATACTGGAGGGATACGGTTTGATTACAGTCATCGATTAAATCCCGATCATTTGATTAAAACGGGATTCCAGATTCAAAGGACCCAGACTGTCAATAAAACCCGGCTGTCGGCTTTTTTGAGGGATGGAGCAGGCGATCCGGTGGGGGGAGTCATTTCTCGCAATGCCGATAACCGCACCATTGGATGGCGCGAGGAATTCTGGATTCAAGACCAATGGACGCCCTGGGCTCAATGGACCTTTAATCTTGGTGTTCGGTTCGATCAAATTCAGGCGTTAACCAATGATGGGCAAGTGAGCCCGAGGATAGGAGCCACCTACGCCATGACTCCAAATCATGTCTTTCATGCCTTCTACGGGAGAATGTTTACTCCGCCAAATTTAGAAAGTGTGCCTTTTCTTCAATTGAACACGGTGGGAACTACGGCGCAGCCGGAGAATTTGAAGAATACCACGGTGAAGCCTGAACGGGCTCATTATTTTGAGGTTGGTTCTGCCCATGCCTTGGGGGATTCATTGTCAATAGAATTGACCGGTTATTATAAATTGAGTAAAAATTTATCTGATGCCGGACAATTCGGCACAACCCCGCTTCTTAATTATTTTGCGTTTAAACGCGGTTGGCAGCGGGGAATTGACCTGGCTGTAAAAACCAAGTTTTTAGATAATCTGTATGGGCGCGGTAATGTCGCATGGGGCCAGTGTCGAGGGAAAAAACTTCAATCAGGTTTTATGTTGTTAGAGCAGGATGAAATTAATGATATCAATTCCAGCAGTGGAGTATATTGTGATCATATGCAACTAGTCACCAGTTCGGCTGTCCTAACTTATCGTCCGTTCACGAAAACAACCATTACTGGGCAAATGTTATTTGGGTCCGGGATGCGGACAACAGACGAGGGAGGAAAGACTAATGGCACCCATAGCCCGTCATATACCACATATAATCTTTCCATTGAGCATCTACTTCCTCTTTGGGATAAGTACAAACTGTTGCTTGGGTTTGATGTCATTAATCTGCTCGACCAACGGGTGTTTTTAAATGATGGAGAGGGGAGTATTGGGCTTGGTGTGGCACATGCTAATATGCCCCGATCATTTTTCTTTCGTGGACAATTTTTCTTTGGTGCATAA